In the Malus domestica chromosome 16, GDT2T_hap1 genome, one interval contains:
- the LOC103443104 gene encoding uncharacterized protein isoform X2: MGFVSFLGRVLFASIFILSAWQAFNEFGVDGGPAAKDLAPKFNVFKKNLSAKLGVAIPEIEVRHLAAGVVAMKGLGGLLFVLNSSFGASLLLLQLAITTPLIYDFYNCSPENAKFGILLNEFLQHAALFGALLFFIGMKNSIPNRQVKKKAAPKTKTG, from the exons ATGGGGTTCGTCTCCTTCCTCGGCCGCGTCCTCTTCGCCTCCATCTTCATCCTCTCTGCTTGGCAAGc GTTTAATGAATTTGGTGTTGATGGTGGCCCCGCTGCAAAGGACTTGGCTCCCAAGTTTAATGTGTTCAAGAAAAATTTGTCCGCTAAGCTAGGGGTTGCAATACCGGAGATAGAG GTAAGACATTTAGCTGCTGGTGTGGTAGCAATGAAAGGGCTTGGAGGACTTCTATTCGTGCTTAACAGTTCCTTTGGAGCTTCTCTCCTG CTTCTACAATTGGCAATTACCACTCCCCTTATCTATGATTTCTACAACTGCAGTCCTGAGAACGCCAAATTTGGCATACTCCTAAACGAATTCTTGCAG CACGCAGCGCTTTTTGGTGCACTGCTTTTCTTCATTGGCATGAAGAACTCAATTCCAAACAGGCAAGTCAAAAAGAAGGCTGCCCCAAAAACCAAAACGGGTTAG
- the LOC103443104 gene encoding uncharacterized protein isoform X1, with the protein MGFVSFLGRVLFASIFILSAWQAFNEFGVDGGPAAKDLAPKFNVFKKNLSAKLGVAIPEIEEFLVQVRHLAAGVVAMKGLGGLLFVLNSSFGASLLLLQLAITTPLIYDFYNCSPENAKFGILLNEFLQHAALFGALLFFIGMKNSIPNRQVKKKAAPKTKTG; encoded by the exons ATGGGGTTCGTCTCCTTCCTCGGCCGCGTCCTCTTCGCCTCCATCTTCATCCTCTCTGCTTGGCAAGc GTTTAATGAATTTGGTGTTGATGGTGGCCCCGCTGCAAAGGACTTGGCTCCCAAGTTTAATGTGTTCAAGAAAAATTTGTCCGCTAAGCTAGGGGTTGCAATACCGGAGATAGAG GAATTTCTTGTACAGGTAAGACATTTAGCTGCTGGTGTGGTAGCAATGAAAGGGCTTGGAGGACTTCTATTCGTGCTTAACAGTTCCTTTGGAGCTTCTCTCCTG CTTCTACAATTGGCAATTACCACTCCCCTTATCTATGATTTCTACAACTGCAGTCCTGAGAACGCCAAATTTGGCATACTCCTAAACGAATTCTTGCAG CACGCAGCGCTTTTTGGTGCACTGCTTTTCTTCATTGGCATGAAGAACTCAATTCCAAACAGGCAAGTCAAAAAGAAGGCTGCCCCAAAAACCAAAACGGGTTAG